Proteins from a genomic interval of Scomber japonicus isolate fScoJap1 chromosome 10, fScoJap1.pri, whole genome shotgun sequence:
- the cd4-1 gene encoding CD4-1 molecule gives MKNLIQCILIPIAVLMSTTGAEEIEYVEEGGTVTLLRPTTEEKDIYVSWYFGTQSSPPIARCNYLGGTEYINGNNDREGIWQGKLTVSTNDLTIKNIQKGNFGIFICKMTVNREDTFITYKVLKLNASMSPASPLVLGENLKLACDVEATRGQSPKIHWLNPRGEEDDTNSVSRGTITKKVTNQDNGLWTCVVTNNNKENRAKISVKVMDLNPAPSGPLYTSTSSPLTIPCFFPTHTWDKIKSKGIKGVHWDFSPKLSSSKESSKVKRLFSLSVENTTWMGDQGRGLSHVPTLKNGNLSLTRNRAKEGDGGNYTCSVEFSSDITTLSRTISVEVLEIISSPGIELNSGQQLNLSCTTGHALLPDMQVKWIPPQSSSVQSLGSDHHPTHLTIPEVGLGDGGKWRCELWRNHTQLTSAMIILKIEFKLSVWMVVTICSTAVIVILICILALILHRHRQRKMRFPRQRLCQCKNPKPKGFYRT, from the exons ATGAAGAACTTAATTCAGTGCATCCTCATCCCCATTGCTGTGCTCATGTCAACAACAG GAGCTGAGGAGATAGAATATGTTGAGGAAGGAGGCACGGTTACACTTCTACGGCCAACAACTGAGGAAAAAGACATCTATGTGTCCTGGTACTTTGGCACACAAAGTAGCCCTCCAATTGCCCGGTGCAATTACCTCGGTGGAACCGAGTATATTAACGGGAACAATG ATCGTGAGGGCATATGGCAAGGCAAGTTGACCGTGTCTACCAATGATCTGACAattaaaaacatccaaaaagGAAACTTTGGGATTTTCATCTGTAAAATGACGGTGAATAGAGAAGACACATTCATCACATATAAAGTCCTCAAACTCAATG CGTCCATGTCCCCAGCCTCTCCTCTGGTGCTTGGAGAAAATCTGAAACTAGCCTGTGATGTAGAGGCTACTCGGGGTCAAAGCCCCAAGATACACTGGCTAAACCCCCGGGGAGAAGAAGATGATACGAACAGCGTCAGTAGAGGAACAATCACAAAAAAGGTCACAAACCAAGACAATGGCTTGTGGACCTGCGTGGTGACTAACAATAATAAGGAAAACAGGGCCAAAATTTCTGTTAAAGTTATGG ACCTCAACCCAGCTCCTTCAGGTCCTCTGTATACCTCTACATCCTCGCCTCTCACCATCCCCTGTTTCTTTCCTACTCACACCTGGGATAAAATCAAAAGCAAGGGCATCAAAGGAGTTCACTGGGACTTCTCCCCTAAACTCTCATCAAGTAAAGAgtcaagtaaagtaaaaaggctgttctccctctctgtggaAAATACAACCTGGATGGGGGACCAAGGCAGAGGACTGAGTCACGTACCAACCCTCAAAAATGGAaatctgtctttgaccagaaaTCGAGCAAAAGAAGGTGACGGAGGAAACTACACGTGTAGCGTTGAATTCAGTAGTGATATAACAACGCTGAGTAGGACTATAAGCGTTGAGGTGCTTGAAA TCATCTCCTCTCCAGGAATAGAGTTAAATTCTGGCCAGCAGCTCAACCTGAGCTGCACCACTGGCCATGCGCTGCTTCCCGACATGCAAGTGAAATGGATCCCACCTCAATCATCATCCGTGCAGTCTCTGGGATCTGACCATCACCCAACCCATCTCACCATCCCGGAAGTGGGTTTAGGCGATGGTGGAAAGTGGAGGTGTGAGCTGTGGCGGAATCATACACAACTGACATCAGCTATGATAATACTGAAAATCG AATTCAAGCTGAGTGTGTGGATGGTTGTGACCATATGTAGCACCGCAGTCATCGTAATCCTCATCTGCATCCTTGCCTTAATCCTCCACCGACACAGACAA cgCAAGATGAGATTCCCCAGGCAACGACTCTGCCAGTGCAAAAA TCCCAAACCAAAAGGATTTTACAGAACGTGA